The segment gcagcagtatttgatgacagaatgagaacgggctgaaTGAATACATGAAGGCTAACAAGAATAACAATGCTAATGTTACCTCACTGAATCCTTGTCCATCGACACAGACGTCCATAACAGCTGaaatcataaatataaataaaaaaatctaagaGTTTGCCTTATATACAAGAGGTAGGTGCATTTGacagtgtgtacagtatatacagcATGCTTGAATTGTGTTTGACAGATATTAACATGTTCACAGTGAtgtatttaaactttaaaaatacacagtttACTGGTGGCATGGACGCTCTGCTCTTAAAGCACACATAGAGCCTAGTCAGAGTCTTAGAGTTTCATGTAGCCGGGCCTCACTTGTAGTCTCAGTGTCAGTTGAAATGCAAATGGCTGCGCGCTCACATGTTTCAGAACGACATAATAATGCACagcttcctccttctcttcctaaTAATCCATAAAACGAGCATAATAATGAGTTGTGGGAGTCTGGCTCCATCATAAAGTTAGTGTTAGTCGCTCCTCACTGAGTCATCAGCGCTGCAGGCTGAGAGACGGATAAAGCACGGTGCCAGGATCTGGATCCAATGGAAAGAGTtgaagttgaagttgaagttttatcttatcttattttatcttatcttactagcAGCCTGAATGCTCTGTGTTATAGGTTTATTGCACAGAGATGCTCTGACATTATGGACTATGGACTGCAGATTATGGATTTTATTGATTGTGTTACTGCAGACGGTGAAGTGATGAACAAGCTCGCAGTAAAAAAGGTAACAAGGAAACAACTGTAGGCTATTTACCTTAAAGCAGACATAGAGCCAAGTCTTTACGTCTCTCATGACTGGGCCTGGGTTTTAGTTTCAGCGTCAGGTTTCAGGACCAGGGCGATCTTGCAGCCACAGAGCGGCAATGCTGTGAAAGGTAAACATGTTGATTcttttgattgatttgttttttaatgtgttctgTAGTGTCAGTTTGCAATTTTCTACTGTAGGTTGAGAACAGGGAAAGTCTGGGTATCATGTACTGATGTTAAATTACAGAACTGTCAATCTCTTCTGCAAACTGTCTCGTGATACtcctttgttttattaattCTCGATAGATGCATAATATTAGCTAGATACTGGACCCCCAAATGGCGCCTATTGAGTTCAGTGGAGATTCTCGTCTGGCGCATATGGCAAAAATTGTCTCTAGCTTTTGGGTTTACTCCTGCGATACacggcccactgaatatgctaCTGGCCCCACCCATGAGTTCCTGCTCAACTCACAGGCTTTATTTTGTGATGACTTCACGggatttttaaaatgcttttctACACTttaggaaagttttacaaatactaaacctccatggatcaaaaattcataatagaaagaTTTATAATTGACCTtatttgcagtttgaggtgtcctgtcaacactTTCACAGACATCTCTTTTCCAGTGGTGGCCTACGGGGAAAATGCTTGCATAAATGATTTTATGCTGCAATACCAttagtggccactgggaaaaatagATCCCTAATCTTTCTGTTGTCTTTAAGATTTTAACGGATGATTTTAAGTACAGACATTTGCTAACAGAGAGGAAAATAtatcattttatcattatttatttatttttggacatgttttatgtgtgctTGAAGTGTCCAGTGAAACTATGTGTCTTCAGATTTGATTGTTTTCTGATAAACTAAAGGATTAAGTGCTTTTTACTGGTTGACAGACTTCCTCTAAACAAAGTTAAATACTTTAAAGTCACAAATCTTTACTGAAGAGTTGGCCCAGCCCAGGCTACTACATCTCATTGTTATATCATATacaatttaacatttattatCAGGCGCAGTCTgcttttttccaccattttagttcatttgtAGTAACTCTTGTTCTGATCTTATTCCTATTGTTACTCTATTACtcactggttttgtttttgctctttgaaaacaagataaaacacTTATATCTGTAAATTTTGCCAGGTATttaaaggcacgctaagcactgttgggcgtcacttctgtttacattcaacaatgttatcaaacacaatggAGCTAGCTctaagttttagagtcctcatatcacttgcagagatccaaggggagagtaggttgcagcacaactccacctaatgcaggctgacagtgccccagattcaaacgtccaaaaacagataactgaaaccacaaaatatctccatactgctcgtccgtagtgatccaagtgtcctgaagccccgacataaaaagttgtttggaaaaacatcatttgaactctgtttttagcctcattgtagcctctaactgcctctctgtacacctcGCTCATGTGTGCGCGCTtgtgcgagaccgtgagacatgggcaccacgttctctggcacaagaatttccttctgGATAAAAAAAGTTCTACTGAACTGGTCTCCACACCGGCTCCAGGTTCAAAAAGTCAGTTTCGTCAAGGTCTTCGAATCACTCTTAGTCTGGTCCATCCCTTGGGACCACTTTGCATTGGGAGaacacagctcccaggttcACAGGGACACGAAAACCCCTCCATCACGTTAAGGTGGCGATTCTCGGAGCAGGGTGGCGATTCTCACCTCTCGCTGggggtgtttcgggcatgtcccactggtaggaggccccggggcagacccagaacacgctggagggattatatatgtCATctggaacaccttggggtcccccaggaggagctggaaagtgttgctggggagagggacgtctggggtgctttgctcggcctgctgcccctgtgacctggCCTCAGATAAGCGGAGGAGAATGGATAGATGGCAGAAATATGTGCCACAAAAATGTCTACTACATTGAGTTTTGGCCTTTAATAAGCTGTAACGGGACAGTTCAAGCTCAATCCAGCTCCAATAACCAACGGATATGAAgtaaaataactttttattttgtctagAAATAtcataatttaatttatatcTTTACAGAAGTGTCCAGAACTCACATACTGAACATGAGACTGTATTCCTTTGAGAGGTGAATATTGGTGCTGTACCTCGGCTGCGTCTCATCCAATCAGCTGCACCTGCGTCTGTGCGTAAGGGTGCACGTGATGTTGCTTTGAAACCTGACGGTGTTTCCCTCCCATTTTCCTCTGACACACTACTTCACTTTGTTTAATTAATGCCACGTTATTAACACATGATCATCCACGCTTTCCTCCCTGTTCTTGATAATAATTCATAATTCGTGCATAATAATGAGGTGTGGGAGTCGTGTTTTCATGCAGTCTGGCTGCTCATAGCCTCAAAGCAACATTAAGTTAGAGTTAGTCGCTCCTCACCGAGTCATCAGCGCTGCAGGCTGCATGAGAGGCGGATAATGCGCCGTGCCAGCATCTGGATCCGACCGAGAGTTAACTCAACTACTTATCTTGTGGATTAATATTTAACTTACCTTCATATTGTATTTGTAAAGCACACCTGGTGGAGATTTTAATATCTAGATTTtctatttactttttattgtcGAAGTCAGAGTAGAGCagcaggagaagaggaggacCGGAGCCGCCGCAGGTATTGGATTTTTACTATGTTCATCTCCTGATGTCTTTTTGGATTTATTTAGAtctattttcttgatttttgtgtcatttatggAACAAGAAATCTGATCCAGGCGGGGAATAAAtgcatcattttatttgtgGTTATTTTCGGACATATTTGAACAGAAATCTGGATTTAaaactttaatatttttccCGAATTTTCTTGTTGAAGGCCAAAATACAACCATAAAAGCTGATGACAGAAGAGGGCTGAGAGTCTGAACGTTTGTGAAGAAACTGTTGCTTCCTTATTATTATTGTCTGGATGGATCCTGGACACCTGTGCAGAGACCACACCTCTCTGCAACCGATGAACCAAACAGAGGACTTCATCCTGCACCAATGGGCAATCACCTGGATTACCGTCACTCTCCGGTACCCTTACTGTCTGACGTTATACCTGGAGTAGGAGCGGATTTACCCTCTCAAAAGGTAGGGCAACattcaaaaaacatttataaatttTAAAgcattactttattttatttttatcttatcttatcttaacttattttatcttgtcttatcttatcttaacttattttatcttatcttattttattttattctattttatcttatcttctttattttattttatttatctattttattttcatttatttattctattttatcttatcttattttatctattttatttttattcatttgtttattttattttatttatctattttatttgtatttatttattttattctaattgttttattttatcttattttattaatttgacTGACAACATAATCTTCATAGATTTTCGGTGGCTCAAAAATGAACAGTAGCACCACTACAGAAATcaagtgataataataataatatgtagGCTActcattattttcttttaatttttattattgataaataaaattaaacttttgaAAATACTCAAACCTCAACCAGTCATGAGACAAATaatgcacacactgtgacattCATGTTGCAGTGACTAGCAGCTGTATTTGCCTGATATAAagataactttatgttaatttaaATGCAGGTGTGAGCGCTCCACTTCCAAACTGCCTTATTTGCTTCCCATGGTTACagctttaaacaaacaatatgacAGTTTATTAATGAGAGTTTCCCACATTTATGACTGTGCTCTCTCTTGTTTATTACACCACACACTTTGTCCACAGATTGGAACCCTTTCCCAATCAAAGTCACATCACAAAGATGAATTCAAAAGTGAGGATGCTCATTTTCGTCCTGTGTGTGActggtgtctgtgtgttctgGAGGGAATACATGTCACCGTACTCCCTGTCTAAACAAAAACCCTGCGCTTGTGACCAATGCTTATCTGAGGAGGACCCGTGGTTCACACAGCGTTTCGACAAATCTGTTGAACCATTTCTGTCAGCGAACTACAGCGTCTCAGAGGAGGTTTTCAACTGGTGGAAGGTAAGCTGTGACAACATTGCAAGAAAACTATGCAAATCAGTGTTGGGAAGTAAAATAATTGTAAATCAACTGTCATCTTCCCTGTGGCGACAACGGCTGTCAATATGTTTATAAAGTTTAGTTGCTAACTGGTCTAACGGCAACTTGTGTTTGATATGCACAACAGCTTTTACAGGCTGAAAGGCGCAACTTCAGTACCTACAGAAAAACAGTCGATAGGCTGTTTCAGATCTTCCCACCTGCTCCAGATGTTGTAAAATCCAAGCCTGACCGCTGCAGGACTTGTGCTGTGGTGGGGAATTCTGGTAATTTAAGGAGATCACATTATGGACTTCTCATAGACTACCACGACATCATCATACGGTAAATCCTCCAGCTATAGAAAGCTGTTTCAGTGCATCATTGTCTTTGGTCccttcttaaagggaaatttcggtttatttcaacctgtctcctatcgtcctaaatttgtttcaagtgactagtgacataaaaattatagttagcatgttagccgtNtagctctgctttccaaagtgcGGCTGAAATATATCTggccagctctagataaagcccagctggatactactccaggtggaggtgtctcgtcctcggtcacatccagaccttgaaaataaggctgcaaccggtcccattccttgcaacagaggcattcctcttctgtgggcactggggcacagcattcacaggtacaccaccgatctccagagctacgcagccttgcagcagccattctagtcctctacctgttgcgcctctctctcttctcctccgtatttcagtttcacaaagctcttcgtcagtgtattctggctcaaataaataagggcggccatcaaactctgcaaaatcaaattcctcctccacaaagtcgaagtctggcaaaaagttggtggactaactttgcacttgaaggttgcccgttcacttacgttttaacaggtctgacgctactatgtgccccggctgtatctaggctaatggctaacatgctaactattatttttatgtcactagtcacttgaaacaaatttaggacgataggagacaggttgaaataaaccgaaatttccctttaaacaaTGATTTGAGACAGTTGGACAAACATGAAAGTTTTCCTCAGTGGCAGACACTTGACATCAAAATCCAAACAAAGCCCTGATGATATATTTCCCTTTGTACTATATAGAATGAACTCTGCCCATACCAAAGGCTTTGAAGCAGACATTGGGAGCAGAACAACTCATCGCATCATGTATCCAGAGAGTGCTGTGGATTTAGACAACACCACTCATCTGGTGCTTGTTCCATTCAAGATACAGGATCTGGAGTGGGCCACGAAGGCCTTAACTACAGGATTTTCGGGACGGTgagtcatatttttattttactatgcaaatgatcatttgtcCCCAGTATGTAGACCTTCTGTTCAAGCTAAAATTGTTGGCTTGTACTTTGGCACGCTGATGGTTTGAGGTAAATGCTAACacaagcatgctaacatgctcgcAATGGCAATGCTGTTACATTAAGGACATCGTTAGCATGTAGGCTATAATGTAAActgtattcattattttatctcacCATgttcagcatgctaacatttgctaatttgcTGACACAGACAGCAGTGCCTTAAAGGTATGGCTCCGATTTTTTTATGTGGCATTATGTggcgcccccagtttggagaagcagcaggagtgcCGACTCAGAAGCtaagcaaaataaaaatttattttagacaactaaaaagaaaaaaacagtttaagtgtttgttgtattgtaaataatttcacagctttacctttcTATCAGACGGTCCTTTcaagcccggtctcactctgaagtcgtcgaaatccagcgctagggcagtgacttgtggcgtcagaaatcaatgaaaaaggtgtccttaaatgtcggcatgatacaatGCCGGTTGCCGTTGCGTCAGGAGGAAACGCGgagggacaaggacaaaagtttaGGCGGGGACAGTCCTggtggggcaggcaggagggtggtggatgggtccaacaaacaccgacctaacccaaccatgtgtgtttgttgttgaaggaaaaaaaaaacatcaagtcacagtgttgtaccaacatatttatttttaaagagactgtacgTAAATGAAAGAGGACGAtccatgtaacaggcagaacttgacacggcgtcccagaacgtcaacaaccaacacacccagggtaccttgcatggcgtatgtggacgtggaaagcccatgaccaaacatcgatatgtgacgagggtggagtgagaatgtgttgatgctTTCCTACAGCGAAGCCGTGAACAGCTTCATTTCTCAAACTATGCTcccatcaaagccaccagaccccACTGACAAAAGCTgtcattttttctctctgaacACAGAGGTTGCTGGTTCACCGCTGCCTCGACCTGTtagtctgtttgtgttattgtgtgaccttGGTAATTCCAAACCAACCCAACCTACTCCCTTAAAAGAATACTTCCTTTACTCCCCtcttggtcacatgattgcagcttTACCAAATGCATGGAttatacatgaattactggctcatgatttaATAAGATTGAATACAGTTGAGTGCATTGATTTTCGTATACGAATAGTGCATAAGCAGCAACAGCCTGAGTTGTGAGGTTGCTAAACAGGACTTTGAAAGCAAAGGTATTATGTTGTGCTCAAGTAAAGAATGCTCAGTCTGATCCAAGGCCGACTGAGTAACATCAGACTGACAGAGTTTGTACAGGATTTACCACACTGTAGGAGCTCAACATGTCCAAACATGGCAGACAAAGCATTTCAATGAATGCTATTTATTTTCCTAAGCTTTTGAACAATGTCCTCTGGGATAATGCGCACTACGTTAGTGCAGCAGAGTATTCCCACTGAAAGACTCTGTATGCCTATAGAGCATAGGCAACAAAGACCACCCTCCTCTGTCACAACTGACTGCTAATTGCTCAGACAACCTGTGCCTGCAGCACACAATTTTCATACAATGCAAACACTGAGTGCCAGTACAAGAAATCGTTTCCTTCTAtgcaaagcatttgtctttctgtcatgTAAGAGACTGGAGCTCATGTTCTGTGGGACACGAACAATAAACGCTGTGGACTTAACTAAACCATGAACATTCCCCATGCTCAGGATAGGTCCAGCTGAAGAGAGGAAACACACCCCAGCACCATTAAGCTGAGTACCTTGACTTGGACTTGTATCAGACTTGAGTTATAATTTTGATTACTTTAGTCTCAACTTGACAAAAGCTTCACCGAAGcccaaatattaaaaagtattttctttaaaaagtgtGTCACAAATCAATTTATTCCTCTTAATTTCTGGAATCAACTacaattaatgttattaatgttATGTTTCTGAgcaccagttggaaaaaaatgataccaaagataattttgttctcGTACAAACGCTACATGGTGGTCAACAAAAATcagctcaactcaactcaactcaactttatgtATATAGCCCTTTAAAACagccacagctgaaacaaagtgctgtacataaaTAGACAAAGCAACACAGGGACATAAATCAATTAACAGGAAATTAATACTAAaataattgtttattgtttttaaaacaatttaaaaacaataaaacaatttaaaaacaataaaacaataaataaaacaaaccgTAAAACACTAAAACAGAAGCAGAGTCTCATGCGGAGTTGAAAGCCAAggaa is part of the Epinephelus moara isolate mb chromosome 22, YSFRI_EMoa_1.0, whole genome shotgun sequence genome and harbors:
- the LOC126384365 gene encoding CMP-N-acetylneuraminate-beta-galactosamide-alpha-2,3-sialyltransferase 1-like; protein product: MNSKVRMLIFVLCVTGVCVFWREYMSPYSLSKQKPCACDQCLSEEDPWFTQRFDKSVEPFLSANYSVSEEVFNWWKLLQAERRNFSTYRKTVDRLFQIFPPAPDVVKSKPDRCRTCAVVGNSGNLRRSHYGLLIDYHDIIIRMNSAHTKGFEADIGSRTTHRIMYPESAVDLDNTTHLVLVPFKIQDLEWATKALTTGFSGRSYAPVKSKIKANKDLVMVVNPAFMRYVHDMWLAKKGRYPSTGFMAVVLALHICDEVSVFGYGADSDGNWSHYWEKLKYKNLKTGIHPGSHEYGIIEELAEQGKVRFYKGW